A segment of the bacterium genome:
TTCACCTGTTTTTGAAGGAATGCGAATGGCGTTTCAATAACCCTGACCCAAAAGTTCAATTAGCTCAGGTAAAACAACTGGTTAGAGACTATTTAGGCTGATTATCTAGGACAGCCCCAAATATTTTTCTTCCCCCCTGCCTTGCTCACCTGCGTTTGGAGAGATAGATTTTAGGTGTGGGTATTGTCCCGCAACGCACGACGAGAGAAATATGACAGCAAGCGTTTTTTCTCGAACCCACGCCGCCACGAATCTTTCGCCAAGTCCCGCCCAAAACGTCACGACAGTGCTTTGCGCCGTCCTCAGGGACTCGGCGCGGGCGCTTTTTACGGTCACTCCAAGGAGCTCAAATGGATAAGAAGGTAGGAGTCTGGCTCGACCACGAAAAGGCTTTCCTCGTTGCTATCGACGGAAAAAAGGAGACCCGCACTAT
Coding sequences within it:
- a CDS encoding IS1595 family transposase is translated as HLFLKECEWRFNNPDPKVQLAQVKQLVRDYLG